Proteins from a genomic interval of Rosa chinensis cultivar Old Blush chromosome 2, RchiOBHm-V2, whole genome shotgun sequence:
- the LOC112187714 gene encoding putative disease resistance protein RGA3: MAEALVFFLVEQLGSIIFQQVEQNVRLVVNVEKEVRNLTLNLEAILAVLTDAERRQVKEDSVRRWLNNLKQVSCEIDDVVDEWSTEILKQQIEKQGENAVVVPKKKQKFYKFLQSKTEFEQPERLKSFSIVDKTGTFGREYERNKLVSQLVSENSEERKLHLAISVVDPFVQITVAKAILEGLKVKDPKSNELETYLQHISNSIEGKKFLLVLDDVWDSNHRKWEPFLTTLQCGGSGSRILVTTRIAQVASTLGATSDRTIHLKELGEENCRSLFYHIAFFDGGRKESKKFEDIGNEIVKKCKGLPLAARTLGSLMRCKKTVQQWVDVLNNYRIVKDELIELWMSQDYLEVKGGNQEKKIVGQWCFENLVMQSFFKDIEEDLEGNIRSCKMHDIVHDFLQYLTKDECFSMVVKGANERMELPGDEVRHLSLMFAPKGPFPVSFLNCKSLRTLTTFESELTSYTNELISQSKSLRTLNLSKNSILEVPKEIGGLIHLRYLDLSHNRELKELPDSLCDLYNLQTLRLVKCCELVKFPDEEAMRKLTKLKHLYVEGSPHVKSKGIRSLTGLQKLDVFHLNGYKGADKEGTLKLQDLKNLNQLEGSLSIAHLESVEDASEGVKACLSEKHLLHHLKLDFACFDGWHVPERKGTGHNDREILNALQPHGDLESLSIISGLATCFSCLCPNWILSLHKLTRLELQYFRNCELLSGPFGRLPSLESFAVGGMGKVKKVGVEFLGLDSSSSSCLTLFPKLKNLEFAEMPRWEQWEGVGGYFQNNITIMPSLSRLRFYRCSKLGTLPDFLHKTPLQSVTVEHSPFLTPKTSEEWAKISHSPHIQRCKIDMKFADI; encoded by the exons ATGGCTGAAGCACTTGTATTCTTCCTTGTAGAGCAGTTGGGTTCCATCATCTTCCAACAGGTGGAACAAAATGTGAGACTTGTTGTGAATGTCGAAAAAGAAGTACGAAACCTTACCCTCAACCTCGAAGCTATTCTAGCTGTGCTCACGGATGCAGAGAGGAGGCAAGTGAAGGAGGACAGCGTGAGACGCTGGCTCAACAATCTGAAACAAGTGTCGTGCGAGATAGACGATGTGGTGGACGAGTGGAGCACTGAAATCCTGAAACAACAAATTGAGAAACAAGGTGAAAATGCTGTTGTTGTACCTAAGAAGAAG CAAAAATTTTATAAGTTTTTGCAAAGTAAAACAGAATTTGAGCAACCTGAACGATTGAAAAGTTTCTCAATTGTCGATAAAACTGGGACATTTGGTAGAGAATACGAAAGGAATAAACTGGTAAGCCAGTTAGTGAGTGAGAATagtgaagaaagaaaattgcatCTTGCCATATCTGTTGTAG ACCCCTTTGTACAAATCACAGTTGCCAAAGCCATCCTTGAGGGTCTTAAAGTAAAAGACCCGAAGTCAAATGAGTTAGAAACTTATCTTCAACATATATCTAACTCCATTGAGGGCAAGAAGTTCCTTCTTGTCCTAGATGATGTTTGGGACTCAAACCATAGAAAGTGGGAGCCATTCTTGACAACATTACAGTGTGGTGGCTCAGGGAGTAGAATTTTGGTTACAACACGAATAGCGCAAGTTGCTAGTACACTGGGAGCAACTAGTGACCGCACAATCCATTTGAAGGAGTTGGGTGAAGAAAATTGTCGGTCATTGTTCTATCACATTGCATTTTTTGATGGTGGAAGAAAGGAGTCTAAAAAGTTTGAAGACATTGGTAATGAAATCGTGAAAAAGTGCAAAGGTTTGCCTCTTGCTGCTAGGACTTTGGGTAGTCTAATGCGGTGTAAGAAAACAGTGCAGCAATGGGTAGATGTTTTGaata ATTATAGGATTGTGAAAGATGAGTTGATTGAGCTGTGGATGTCACAAGATTATCTTGAAGTGAAAGGAGGaaaccaagaaaagaaaatagttgGTCAATGGTGTTTTGAGAACTTAGTAATGCAGTCTTTCTTTAAAGATATTGAGGAAGATCTAGAGGGGAATATTAGAAGTTGTAAAATGCATGACATTGTGCATGATTTTTTGCAATATTTGACCAAGGATGAATGTTTTAGTATGGTGGTCAAGGGTGCTAATGAGAGAATGGAGTTACCGGGTGATGAGGTCCGTCATTTGTCTTTAATGTTTGCACCCAAGGGTCCATTTCCTGTTTCTTTTCTCAACTGTAAGAGTTTACGCACTCTCACAACTTTTGAATCAGAACTTACTAGCTACACCAATGAATTAATTTCTCAATCAAAAAGCCTTAGAACTTTGAATCTGAGTAAAAACTCGATTCTAGAAGTTCCAAAGGAGATTGGTGGATTGATACATTTGAGATATCTGGATTTGTCTCATAACCGTGAATTGAAGGAATTGCCTGACAGTTTATGTGATTTATACAATCTGCAAACCTTGCGACTTGTCAAGTGCTGTGAACTCGTCAAATTTCCTGATGAAGAGGCAATGAGAAAGCTAACTAAGTTAAAGCATCTTTATGTCGAGGGTTCCCCTCATGTCAAATCAAAAGGAATACGGAGTTTAACTGGTCTGCAAAAGCTAGATGTATTTCATCTAAATGGTTATAAAGGTGCCGACAAAGAAGGGACGTTGAAGTTGCAAGATTTGAAAAACTTGAACCAACTTGAAGGGAGTCTTTCCATTGCACACTTGGAATCTGTGGAAGATGCGAGTGAGGGTGTAAAGGCATGTTTGAGTGAGAAACATCTCCTTCATCATCTGAAACTAGATTTCGCATGTTTCGATGGATGGCATGTGCCAGAGAGAAAAGGGACGGGACATAATGATAGGGAAATACTAAATGCATTGCAACCACATGGAGATTTGGAATCATTGAGCATCATCAGCGGTCTGGCTACTTGTTTCAGTTGTTTGTGTCCCAATTGGATCTTGTCTTTACATAAGTTGACAAGGCTTGAGCTTCAGTACTTCCGTAATTGTGAGCTGCTTTCGGGTCCATTTGGGAGATTGCCGTCACTTGAATCATTTGCAGTTGGGGGGATGGGCAAAGTGAAAAAGGTGGGAGTCGAGTTTTTGGGACTTGACTCCTCCTCCTCGTCTTGTCTCACTTTAtttccaaaattgaaaaacctcgAGTTCGCTGAAATGCCCAGGTGGGAACAGTGGGAAGGAGTGGGAGGGTATTTTCAGAATAATATTACCATAATGCCCTCGCTGTCTCGCTTACGTTTTTATCGGTGCTCGAAACTTGGTACGCTGCCCGACTTCCTGCACAAGACACCACTACAGAGTGTGACCGTCGAGCATTCTCCATTTCTGACGCCCAAAACAAGTGAGGAGTGGGCCAAGATTTCTCACTCCCCACACATCCAACGTTGTAAGATTGACATGAAGTTTGCTGACATCTGA